From the Phoenix dactylifera cultivar Barhee BC4 chromosome 10, palm_55x_up_171113_PBpolish2nd_filt_p, whole genome shotgun sequence genome, one window contains:
- the LOC103712004 gene encoding protein JOKA2-like, giving the protein MERPLNEWDLVIKVKYGDALKRFGACVQGRSMDYDMSKLRRKIISSFNLSPDAELILTYTDEDGDIITLGDDDDLHDAAVGQRLNPLRINVQLKSSTGRHSDSEFHTENHTPKTSPEIKNQPPQISFAVDEALKSLPEPFCSALSKLSQDIFLKTMTSAPAFAVFMDHFSKLGLSIANQPSSSPIGESSGTSNGASAQKMDVNISDGPKVTNDSASALTAIPSTDTANPVSEVMQKHCESDNSGGMVKVPVDLNMDIPKTAHASGYPSIDDLLTPVWTRTQAPIWVTDNNMHEKETSDAHHKGKSVISSAPSSLPPFEPTGDQSSQSYKMLDPFLAPTSWITDITYGDNNKQFPIGRGPSASNHEISSPIDVPINKHIGVPIPDVPLPSGFFPIGHPYRRGDGNHESMLRTFHRGVRCDGCGMHPIMGPRFKSNVKVDYDLCGICFSEMGNEADYTRIDRASSSHRLYKDLYNTHSRYRFPISRAVHGCGMRPSRTKLESRFIQDVTVLDGTLMTSSTPFTKIWRMRNNGNTRWPYGTQIVWVGGDPFANRRSVPLEIPTNGFPVDTEIDVAVDFTAPSRPGRYVSYWRLASPSGQKFGQRVWVLIQVVTSRPNSCSNNFPTDLNLNLPPESTIRNEFGIIDVNAMPLDAVCSEPNLPTTMSELVKPLVTEVPSNSVEPAPTDGIAQPVPDVGSSVSYPIIDFPASSSHASPVAVLPPSETVCDDNPIEQTLLKELEEMGFEQIDLNKEVLRLNEYDLEQSVDDLCGFAEWDPLLSELQEMGFTDKERNKKLLVKNGGSIKRVVLDLIAGEKGE; this is encoded by the exons ATGGAGCGTCCTCTGAACGAGTGGGATTTGGTGATCAAG GTAAAATATGGTGATGCTCTTAAGCGATTTGGTGCTTGTGTCCAAGGGCGTAGCATGGATTATGACATGAGCAAACTCAGAAGAAAGATTATTAGTTCTTTCAATCTCAGTCCAGATGCTGAACTAATACTTACCTACACTGATGAAGATGGTGACATCATAACATTGGGTGATGATGACGACTTGCATGATGCTGCTGTTGGTCAGCGTTTGAACCCTCTCAGGATCAATGTTCAGTTGAAGTCTAGTACTGGTAGACATTCTGATTCAGAATTTCACACAGAAAACCATACTCCCAAAACATCACCAGAAATCAAAAATCAGCCACCCCAGATTAGTTTTGCTGTTGATGAAGCATTGAAATCTCTACCTGAGCCATTTTGCAGTGCACTTTCAAAACTCTCTCAGGATATCTTCTTAAAAACTATGACATCTGCACCAGCATTTGCTGTGTTCATGGACCATTTCTCCAAATTGGGATTGTCCATTGCTAATCAGCCTTCTAGCAGTCCTATTGGTGAGTCGTCAGGCACCTCAAATGGTGCATCAGCTCAAAAAATGGATGTTAATATTAGTGATGGGCCAAAAGTTACAAATGATTCTGCTTCAGCATTGACTGCAATACCAAGTACTGATACTGCTAATCCAGTTTCAGAAGTCATGCAAAAGCATTGTGAAAGTGATAACTCTGGTGGAATGGTCAAAGTTCCTGTTGATCTCAATATGGATATTCCCAAAACGGCACACGCATCAGGTTATCCCTCAATTGATGATTTGCTGACCCCTGTCTGGACTAGGACTCAGGCCCCCATCTGGGTAACTGACAATAATATGCATGAGAAAGAAACTAGTGATGCTCATCACAAAGGAAAATCTGTCATATCTTCAGCCCCTTCCTCTCTGCCTCCTTTTGAACCCACTGGAGATCAGAGTTCACAGAGTTACAAGATGCTGGATCCATTTCTTGCACCAACTTCTTGGATTACAGACATCACGTATGGTGATAACAATAAACAGTTCCCTATTGGCCGAGGCCCTTCAGCATCAAATCATGAAATCAGTTCTCCAATTGATGTTCCTATCAACAAGCATATTGGTGTACCTATACCTGATGTTCCCCTGCCAAGTGGGTTCTTCCCTATTGGCCATCCATACAGGAGAGGCGATGGAAACCATGAGAGCATGCTTCGAACTTTCCACAGGGGTGTCCGATGCGATGGCTGTGGAATGCATCCCATCATGGGCCCACGGTTCAAATCCAATGT GAAAGTGGACTATGATTTATGCGGTATTTGTTTCTCAGAGATGGGTAATGAAGCTGACTATACCAGAATAGACAGAGCTTCTTCCTCCCACAGACTGTACAAGGACCTCTACAATACT CATTCTAGATATCGATTTCCTATATCACGTGCTGTTCATGGTTGTGGGATGAGGCCATCAAGGACAAAACTGGAAAGTCGCTTTATTCAAGATGTAACCGTCCTGGATGGGACTCTGATGACTTCTTCTACACCCTTTACCAAGATTTGGCGGATGCGTAATAATGGTAACACCCGATGGCCCTATGGTACGCAAATTGTGTGGGTTGGTGGAGATCCATTTGCAAATCGTCGCTCAGTTCCATTGGAG ATTCCAACGAATGGCTTCCCTGTGGACACAGAGATTGACGTTGCAGTTGATTTCACAGCACCATCAAGGCCTGGTCGGTATGTTTCATATTGGAGATTGGCATCACCTTCCGGACAGAAGTTTGGGCAAAGAGTTTGGGTTCTAATCCAG GTGGTTACCTCTCGACCTAATTCCTGTAGTAACAACTTCCCCACTGATCTCAACTTGAACCTGCCTCCAGAAAGTACCATCCGGAATGAGTTTGGAATCATAGATGTGAATGCCATGCCCTTGGATGCTGTTTGTTCTGAACCCAATCTGCCCACCACTATGAGCGAGCTGGTTAAACCATTGGTTACTGAAGTACCAAGTAACAGTGTAGAGCCTGCTCCGACTGATGGGATTGCACAGCCTGTGCCCGATGTTGGTTCCTCAGTTTCATATCCTATAATTGATTTTCCAGCATCTTCCTCTCATGCATCTCCTGTTGCTGTGCTGCCACCTTCTGAAACGGTCTGTGATGACAACCCGATAGAGCAGACCCTACTGAAGGAGCTGGAAGAGATGGGCTTTGAGCAGATTGACTTGAACAAAGAGGTTCTAAGGCTGAATGAATACGACTTGGAGCAATCTGTTGATGATCTCTGTGGCTTTGCTGAATGGGATCCTCTTCTTTCTGAGCTGCAGGAAATG GGTTTTACCGACAAAGAGAGGAACAAGAAGCTGCTGGTAAAAAATGGTGGAAGCATCAAGCGAGTTGTGTTAGATCTCATTGCTGGAGAGAAGGGTGAGTAG
- the LOC103712014 gene encoding uncharacterized protein LOC103712014, protein MADLERSPSSRWGESLLMRALSKRRTWVFLFLVVYSLLLSSSWNLLLSIRSWYNSAAASASSRAAAGWKALYASVLYGGVFGLLSMGAALAVAVPATLVTWITILVLLAFAGKPRRALVADGRRITADIAGFALKILLREGNLVAVVGAVLSFLALLLRRRRGVGEDQDL, encoded by the coding sequence ATGGCAGATCTGGAGCGCTCTCCGTCGTCGCGATGGGGGGAGTCGCTGCTGATGCGGGCGTTGAGCAAGCGGCGGACGtgggtcttcctcttcctcgtcgtctactccctcctcctctcctcctcctggaacctcctcctctccatccgcTCCTGGTACAACTCGGCggccgcctccgcctcctcccgCGCCGCCGCCGGCTGGAAGGCCCTCTACGCCTCCGTGCTCTACGGAGGGGTCTTCGGCCTGCTCTCCATGGGGGCGGCGCTGGCCGTGGCGGTGCCGGCCACGTTGGTCACCTGGATCACGATCCTCGTGCTGCTCGCCTTCGCCGGGAAGCCCCGACGGGCGCTCGTCGCCGACGGCCGTCGGATCACCGCCGACATCGCCGGTTTCGCGCTCAAGATACTCCTCCGAGAGGGAAACCTCGTCGCCGTTGTCGGCGCCGTCCTTAGCTTCCTTGCGCTCCTCCTCCGACGGCGACGAGGCGTAGGTGAGGACCAAGATTTGTAG
- the LOC103712001 gene encoding plant intracellular Ras-group-related LRR protein 3-like, which produces MDPSPKSFPILSYVMSRLPSIVGRRSETPVERDIEQPPVDDSHRRPLEAVELVERMPRLNNPELLAAMVASVSDVAQTRSVLQTLGERPDHEAVDDARARIAEIDAALARDLEEIVRAPRPEEADRLQWRAEREKECRARAERERRAYKAVIQLDEMHEAYDNLLKDAEERLVKIYRSAEAAGGGADGSRAPAARGEDEPVNEEVIRILQEASGKCPERVDLSDRRMRYLPEDFGKLHGMVSLNLSNNQLEVIPDAIAGLKCLEEFRLSSNFLVSLPDSIGLLSNLKILDVSGNKLKALPDSISKCSSLVELDASYNELTYLPTNIGYELVNLEKLWIYLNKIRSLPTSVCEMRSLRLLDAHFNELRGLPYAVGKLTNLETLNLGSNFSDLQELPPTFGDLINLRELDLSNNQIHALPDTFGRLDKLITLNLDQNPMVIPPVDIVHKGVEAVKEYMAKRWIDILLEEERKSMSQENTPRAGWLTHSTSWLNNMISGVSGSISEYMGTGAKNRDPLLDQQL; this is translated from the exons ATGGATCCAAGCCCTAAATCCTTTCCCATCCTCTCCTACGTCATGTCCCGCCTCCCCTCCATCGTCGGCCGGCGCTCCGAAACACCCGTCGAGCGCGACATCGAGCAGCCCCCCGTCGACGACTCCCACCGCCGCCCTCTTGAGGCGGTGGAGCTGGTGGAGCGGATGCCCCGCCTTAACAACCCCGAGCTCCTCGCCGCCATGGTCGCCTCCGTCTCCGACGTCGCCCAGACACGCTCCGTCCTCCAGACCCTCGGCGAGCGCCCCGACCACGAGGCCGTCGACGACGCACGCGCCCGGATCGCCGAGATCGATGCCGCCCTCGCGCGGGACCTCGAGGAGATCGTCCGCGCACCGCGCCCCGAGGAGGCGGACCGGCTCCAGTGGCGGGCGGAGCGGGAGAAGGAGTGCCGGGCCCGGGCGGAAAGGGAGCGGCGTGCGTACAAGGCCGTGATCCAGCTCGACGAGATGCACGAGGCCTACGATAATTTGCTTAAGGATGCCGAGGAGCGGCTGGTCAAGATTTACCGATCGGCCGAGGCCGCCGGTGGTGGTGCCGATGGCAGCAGGGCTCCCGCCGCCCGGGGGGAAGACGAGCCGGTGAACGAGGAGGTGATCAGGATCTTGCAAGAAGCGTCGGGAAAGTGCCCGGAGAGGGTGGACCTGTCGGACCGCCGGATGAGGTACCTTCCAGAGGACTTCGGGAAGCTCCATGGAATGGTCTCTCTTAACCTCTCCAACAACCAGTTAGAG GTCATTCCAGATGCCATCGCAGGGCTCAAATGTCTGGAGGAATTTcgtctttcttccaactttctgGTTTCATTGCCTGATTCCATTGGACTGCTGTCTAATCTTAAGATTCTAGATGTATCAGGTAACAAGCTCAAGGCACTTCCAGATAGCATTTCAAAGTGCAG CTCCCTGGTCGAGCTGGACGCAAGCTATAATGAACTCACATATCTGCCAACTAACATTGGTTATGAGCTGGTGAATCTGGAAAAGCTTTGGATCTACCTCAATAAGATTCGCTCTCTTCCTACATCTGTTTGTGAGATGAGATCATTGCGCCTTCTGGATGCTCACTTTAATGAACTTCGGGGACTGCCTTACGCTGTAGGGAAATTGACAAATCTTGAAACTCTAAATCTGGGCAGCAACTTTAGTGATCTGCAAGAGCTTCCTCCGACATTTGGTGATCTGATCAACCTCAGGGAACTTGATCTCAGCAACAATCAGATACATGCCCTGCCTGATACATTTGGTCGCCTAGATAAACTGATTACGCTTAATTTGGACCAGAACCCAATGGTTATTCCTCCGGTGGATATTGTCCACAAAGGGGTGGAAGCAGTCAAGGAATACATGGCGAAAAGATGGATCGACATTTTATtagaggaagagaggaagagcatGTCTCAAGAAAACACACCTCGAGCTGGTTGGCTAACACACAGCACTTCATGGTTGAATAATATGATTTCTGGAGTTTCTGGAAGCATTTCAGAATATATGGGTACTGGAGCGAAAAACAGAGATCCGCTTCTTGATCAGCAGCTGTGA